A genomic segment from Syngnathus scovelli strain Florida chromosome 3, RoL_Ssco_1.2, whole genome shotgun sequence encodes:
- the si:dkey-91m11.5 gene encoding PH_BCR_vertebrate and RhoGAP_Bcr domain-containing protein isoform X1 has protein sequence MVEPVGFMEAWKAQFPNTDPPCMELNSMGDIEQELDKCKTSIKHLEKEVNKERFRMIYLQTLLAKERKSYDGQRWGFKKIPQASDEHLHKEEVSVVRPQTAPGKTDKWAPYSEIVGAKQKGEDTPVVRQESDITEFPVGPGSVAALRSNFERIRRANSNTAGDCRGLSAMGGPEKPFYVNMEYHYERGLVKVNDREVSDKISTLGCQAMQMERKRSLHSVPGNLSATTGDLNKCVQRGRSTEGNYSYNGSYAEPEVTYRSLKDSVIHSTEGKSETQAECQPYTSVYVGGMMTEGDTRVIHIRDHSIDENTHLTWPRRSCSPGSFDDDGGGGGYTPDCSSNENLTSSEEDFSSGPSSHVSPSPTTYPMFRDKSRSPSQQSFDSSSPPTPLSQKRLKEQVGVTEQIRVHKAGQPWPSDGESTTSSRTSHDNSVQGDLDNEAPASFTYDLEHSEEQSCHDALSLTGSPSSSPHLRPKSRCSRDTQSSCSLESTLSVEQDQEKGVEMRKWVLSGILASEETYLSHLEALLIPMKPLRAAATTSQPMLTIQQIETIFFKVPELHEIHKDFYDALLPRVQDWSYQQCVGDLFQKLASQLGVYRAFVDNYKVAVATADKCCQANTQFAQISENLKVKGTKDNKDQSAKKSLETLLYKPVDRVTRSTLVLHDLLKHTPSSHPDYPLLQDALRISQNFLSSINEEITPRRQSMTVKKGENRQLLRDRFVVELVEGSRKLRHVFLFTDLLLCTKLKKQAAGKGQQYDCKWYIPLADLTFQTIEDCESTPIPLVQDEEIDAMKIKLSQIKNEIQQEKRTTKGPKVMERLRKRLSEQESLLLLMSPNMAFRVANRNGKGFTFLISSDYERAEWREIIREQQKKCFKSFSLTSVELQMLTNSCVKLQTVHTIPVTTNKEDDESPGLYGFLNVIVHSASGLKQTLNLYCSLEVDSFGYFVNKAKTRVYRDSTEPSWNEEFEIELEGSQTLRLLCYEKSCSKAKQSKEDGEMTDKIMVKGQIKLDPQNLQNKDWQRTVIAMNGVEVKLSMKFTSREFSLKRMPSRKQSGVFGVKINVVTKRERSKVPLIVRQCVEEIERRGMEEVGIYRVSGVATDIQALKAAFDSNNKDVSVMMRDMDVNAIAGTLKLYFRELPEPLFTDELYPNFSGGIALSDSVAKESCMLNLLLSLPEPNLVTFLFLLDHLKRVAENEGFNKMSLHNLATVFGPTLLRPSEKDSKITINSSQPISMNDSWSLEVMAQVQVLLYFLQLEGIPTPDSKRQSLLFSSEV, from the exons ATGGTCGAACCAGTTGGATTTATGGAGGCTTGGAAAGCCCAGTTTCCTAATACTGATCCACCATGCATGGAGCTGAACTCAATGGGGGATATTGAACAGGAGCTGGACAAATGCAAGACATCCATCAAACACTTGGAGAAGGAAGTAAACAAAGAACGCTTTAGGATGATTTACCTGCAGACTCTTCTTGCAAAAGAAAGGAAGTCTTATGATGGACAGCGATGGGGATTTAAAAAGATTCCTCAGGCAAGTGATGAACACCTTCACAAAGAGGAAGTATCAGTAGTGCGGCCACAGACAGCACCTGGCAAGACAGATAAGTGGGCACCATATTCAGAGATTGTGGGTGCCAAACAGAAGGGCGAAGATACACCTGTTGTGCGGCAAGAGTCCGACATTACCGAATTTCCAGTGGGGCCGGGTTCAGTGGCGGCTCTGAGATCCAACTTTGAGCGCATTAGGAGAGCCAACTCAAACACAGCTGGAGATTGCAGAGGGTTGTCTGCGATGGGAGGACCAGAGAAACCCTTCTATGTGAATATGGAATACCATTATGAACGAGGACTGGTCAAAGTTAACGACAGGGAAGTGTCAGACAAGATCAGCACGCTTGGCTGTCAGGCCATGCAGATGGAACGCAAGAGGTCTCTTCATTCTGTACCAGGGAACCTGTCAGCCACCACAGGGGACTTAAACAAGTGTGTTCAGCGGGGTCGATCCACTGAGGGGAACTACAGTTATAATGGGTCATATGCCGAACCAGAGGTCACCTATCGCTCCCTGAAAGACAGCGTGATCCATTCCACAGAAGGAAAATCTGAGACACAGGCTGAGTGTCAACCATACACCAGCGTGTATGTCGGGGGAATGATGACTGAAGGAGACACTCGAGTGATCCACATAAGAGACCACAGCATAGATGAGAACACGCATCTAACATGGCCTCGGCGCTCCTGTTCCCCCGGCAGCTTTGATGAcgacggaggaggaggaggatacaCTCCAGACTGCAGCTCCAATGAAAACTTGACATCCAGCGAAGAGGACTTCTCCTCAGGCCCGTCCAGCCATGTCTCCCCCAGTCCCACAACCTATCCAATGTTCAGGGACAAAAGCCGCTCACCTTCCCAGCAATCGTTTGATAGCAGCAGCCCACCCACACCTCTCTCCCAAAAGCGTCTGAAGGAGCAGGTGGGGGTTACTGAGCAGATCAGAGTACATAAAGCAGGCCAACCTTGGCCCAGTGATGGGGAGTCCACCACATCAAGCAGGACCTCCCATGACAACAGTGTTCAAGGAGATCTGG ATAACGAGGCCCCGGCGTCATTTACGTATGACTTGGAACACTCGGAAGAGCAATCCTGTCACGATGCTCTGTCCCTCACTGGCTCTCCTTCTTCATCACCACACCTGCGTCCCAAAAGTCGATGCAGCCGAGACACACAATCGTCTTGTTCCTTGGAGTCGACGCTGTCG GTTGAGCAGGATCAGGAAAAAGGGGTGGAGATGCGAAAGTGGGTTCTGTCCGGAATCCTGGCCAGTGAGGAGACCTACCTCAGCCACCTAGAAGCACTATTGATT CCCATGAAGCCGCTAAGGGCCGCCGCCACAACATCGCAACCAATGCTGACCATCCAGCAGATCGAGACCATTTTCTTTAAAGTGCCAGAGCTCCATGAGATCCATAAAGACTTCTATGATGCTTTGCTTCCTCGTGTTCAAGACTGGAGTTACCAGCAATGTGTCGGAGACCTCTTCCAGAAACTG GCCAGCCAACTCGGAGTGTACCGGGCCTTTGTGGATAACTATAAGGTTGCTGTGGCGACAGCAGACAAATGCTGCCAGGCAAACACACAGTTTGCACAGATATCTGAG AACCTCAAGGTCAAAGGCACAAAGGACAACAAAGACCAGTCGGCAAAGAAATCCCTAGAAA CTCTTCTCTACAAGCCTGTAGACCGGGTCACCCGCAGCACGCTTGTTCTGCAT GACTTACTGAAGCATACGCCGTCCAGCCACCCTGACTATCCGTTGCTACAGGATGCCCTGCGCATCTCGCAGAACTTTCTCTCCAGCATTAATGAAGAAATCACCCCTCGCAGACAGTCAATGACAGTTAAGAAGGGAGAG AATCGCCAGCTTCTGAGGGACCGCTTCGTGGTGGAGCTAGTTGAAGGTTCCAGGAAACTCCGTCATGTCTTCCTCTTTACTGACCTGCTGCTCTGCACCAAGCTGAAGAAACAGGCTGCAGG GAAAGGACAACAGTATGACTGCAAGTGGTACATTCCTCTAGCCGATTTAACCTTTCAGACCATTGAGGACTGTGAGTCGACCCCTATCCCTCTAGTCCAGGACGAGGAAATCGACGCCATGAAGATCAAACTGTCCCAGATTAAGAATGAGATCCAACAAGAAAAG AGAACCACCAAAGGACCCAAGGTGATGGAGCGACTGAGGAAGAGGTTATCAGAGCAGGAGTCTCTGCTTCTTCTCATGTCACCCAACATGGCTTTCAGAGTGGCCAACAGGAATGGCAAG GGTTTTACATTTCTGATCTCGTCAGACTACGAACGTGCTGAATGGAGGGAGATTATTCGTGAACAACAGAAGAAAT GCTTCAAGAGCTTCTCTCTGACATCTGTTGAGCTACAGATGCTTACTAACTCATGTGTGAAACTCCAGACTGTCCACACTATTCCAGTGACCACAAACAAAGAGG ATGACGAATCGCCAGGATTGTACGGCTTTTTGAATGTTATTGTACACTCTGCATCGGGTCTCAAACAAACCTTAA ACCTTTACTGCTCTCTGGAGGTGGATTCCTTTGGCTATTTTGTCAACAAAGCCAAAACGCGTGTGTACAGAGACTCTACTGAGCCCAGCTGGAACGAG GAGTTTGAGATTGAGTTGGAGGGCTCCCAGACTCTGAGGCTGCTCTGCTATGAGAAGTCTTGTAGCAAAGCCAAGCAGAGCAAAGAAGATGGAGAGATGACAGACAAGATTATGGTCAAAGGGCAGATAAAG TTGGATCCCCAGAACTTGCAAAACAAAGACTGGCAGAGGACGGTCATTGCTATGAATGGG GTCGAGGTCAAGCTTTCCATGAAGTTCACCAGCAGAGAGTTCAGTCTCAAGCGCATGCCTTCGCGGAAACAGtctggtgtgtttggggtgaaaATTAATGTCGTAACAAA ACGGGAGCGCTCCAAGGTTCCCCTGATTGTGAGACAGTGTGTTGAAGAGATCGAGCGACGAGGGATGGAGGAAGTGGGTATCTACAGAGTGTCTGGTGTCGCAACTGACATCCAAGCTCTTAAGGCCGCCTTTGATTCGA ACAACAAAGACGTGTCTGTGATGATGAGGGACATGGACGTGAACGCTATCGCCGGCACGCTGAAGTTGTATTTCCGCGAGCTACCTGAGCCTCTTTTCACTGACGAGTTGTACCCCAACTTTTCCGGAGGCATTG CGCTTTCTGACAGCGTGGCCAAGGAGAGCTGCATGCTCAACCTACTGCTGTCTCTGCCAGAGCCCAATCTGGTCACCTTTCTCTTTCTACTTGACCACCTGAAAAG